The proteins below come from a single Pedobacter aquae genomic window:
- a CDS encoding deoxynucleoside kinase, translating into MHIAVVGNIGAGKTTLTELLAKNYNWEAMFEAVDNNPYLEDFYSDMKRWSFNLQIYFLNSRFQQIRDIQRSNQSIIQDRTIYEDAYIFAENLHEMGLMTSRDYENYQSIFDNITAYIKPPDLLIYLKASVPTLVENIQRRGREYEASIRLDYLQKLNEKYDKWIKSYKSGKLLILDKDKLDFANKPDDLSIVIESIEREINGLFK; encoded by the coding sequence ATGCATATAGCCGTTGTTGGTAATATAGGAGCCGGGAAAACCACCCTTACCGAATTATTAGCCAAAAATTATAATTGGGAAGCCATGTTTGAAGCTGTTGATAACAATCCGTATTTAGAGGATTTTTACAGCGATATGAAAAGATGGAGCTTTAACTTACAGATTTACTTTTTAAACAGTAGATTTCAACAGATTAGAGATATACAAAGGAGTAATCAAAGTATTATTCAAGACCGTACCATTTATGAGGATGCTTATATTTTTGCTGAAAATCTTCATGAAATGGGCTTAATGACCAGCAGAGATTACGAAAATTATCAATCTATATTTGATAATATTACGGCTTATATTAAACCGCCAGATTTGTTAATCTATTTAAAAGCATCTGTACCTACTTTGGTAGAAAATATACAAAGAAGAGGACGCGAATACGAGGCAAGTATACGTTTAGATTATTTACAAAAGCTAAACGAAAAATACGATAAATGGATTAAAAGCTACAAATCTGGTAAATTGTTGATTTTAGACAAAGACAAATTAGATTTTGCTAATAAACCAGATGATTTAAGTATCGTGATAGAAAGTATAGAAAGAGAAATAAACGGTTTATTTAAATAA
- the kdsB gene encoding 3-deoxy-manno-octulosonate cytidylyltransferase, with the protein MKILGVIPARFASTRFPGKPLIDLEGKSMIQRVYEQTQQATSLADVIVATDDTKIFQAVKQFGGNVIMTADNHVSGTDRCAEVAQKVSGFDAVINIQGDEPLIDPNQINLVAGCFNDISTQIATLVKKIETYEELYNFNTPKVLLNNKREAIYFSRQTLPYLRDVEPSQWLEKHTFYKHIGIYGYKTPTLSIISQLETGNLEKAEGLEQLRWIENGFNIKVAITHTDTLAIDTPSDVNKVLNAIKNDKVS; encoded by the coding sequence ATGAAAATATTAGGTGTTATTCCTGCAAGATTTGCTTCTACCCGTTTTCCGGGTAAACCTTTGATAGATTTAGAAGGAAAATCTATGATACAAAGGGTTTATGAGCAAACGCAACAGGCAACTTCTTTGGCTGATGTTATTGTGGCTACAGATGACACCAAAATATTTCAAGCTGTAAAACAATTTGGTGGTAATGTTATCATGACTGCTGATAACCATGTAAGCGGAACAGATAGATGCGCAGAAGTAGCCCAAAAAGTAAGTGGTTTTGATGCTGTTATTAACATACAAGGCGATGAACCTTTGATAGACCCTAATCAAATTAATTTGGTTGCAGGTTGCTTTAATGATATTTCTACCCAAATTGCAACACTAGTTAAGAAAATTGAAACTTACGAAGAGCTTTATAATTTTAACACCCCAAAGGTTTTATTAAATAACAAAAGAGAAGCTATATATTTTAGCAGACAAACCTTACCTTATTTAAGAGATGTAGAGCCAAGCCAATGGCTAGAAAAACATACTTTTTATAAGCATATAGGTATTTATGGCTATAAAACCCCTACTTTAAGTATCATTTCACAATTAGAGACGGGCAACTTAGAAAAAGCCGAAGGCTTAGAGCAACTAAGATGGATAGAAAATGGTTTTAATATTAAAGTAGCTATTACTCATACCGATACTTTGGCTATTGACACTCCTTCAGATGTAAATAAAGTATTAAATGCCATTAAGAATGATAAGGTATCGTAA
- a CDS encoding sensor histidine kinase: MDEIEEILNSFIFSLLKVSAIKFSFNYKGKYWTSHQVRDIDASSLSFEDKRAEHKIFVGGKYIYCRNKADMLRFNIPFFGIDNLESPFKAILALPLSGFKDVQMVITVGYIHEYPELDEDFNFLKLIADTLCNKLHQLFLVESLENQHQQMSMQNAQIKVLKEELESRIEQRTEDLNNINKELKTLFYHTSHDFRAPLTNIHGVVNLLKETQDGNQMLDLLGYIELSVKGLYKMLYKLNALSSLEIHENEEIDLPNFITSLREQLEEATKVKKVNLQLIDSIQKPVIFSKFLLSIMMENLIENSIKYSHQEVNIKAKLSLSSQHLTIIVEDDGEGISDQIKDHIFTMYYRGNVKSEGNGLGLYLIKKIIEYKKGSIGFENLNPGTQFKITIPYHS; this comes from the coding sequence GTGGATGAGATAGAGGAAATACTAAATTCCTTTATTTTCTCCCTTTTAAAAGTCTCTGCAATTAAATTCAGTTTTAATTATAAAGGTAAATACTGGACTTCCCATCAGGTTAGAGATATAGATGCTTCCTCTTTAAGCTTTGAAGATAAACGAGCTGAACATAAAATTTTTGTAGGCGGTAAATATATCTATTGCAGAAATAAGGCTGATATGCTGAGATTTAACATTCCCTTTTTCGGTATTGATAATTTAGAGAGCCCTTTTAAAGCAATACTAGCTTTGCCATTATCTGGTTTTAAAGATGTACAAATGGTGATTACGGTAGGGTACATCCATGAATATCCAGAATTAGATGAAGATTTTAATTTCCTAAAGCTTATAGCAGATACTTTATGTAATAAGCTACATCAGCTTTTTTTGGTAGAGAGTTTAGAGAACCAGCATCAACAAATGAGTATGCAAAATGCTCAGATAAAGGTGTTAAAAGAAGAGTTAGAAAGTAGGATAGAGCAGAGAACAGAAGATTTAAATAACATCAATAAAGAGCTAAAAACTCTTTTTTACCATACATCACATGATTTTAGAGCTCCATTAACCAACATACATGGCGTGGTTAATTTATTGAAAGAAACTCAAGATGGTAACCAGATGCTAGATTTGCTTGGCTACATAGAACTTTCTGTAAAAGGGTTATATAAGATGTTATATAAGCTGAATGCTTTATCTTCATTAGAAATCCATGAAAATGAAGAAATTGACCTTCCAAATTTTATAACCAGCCTAAGAGAGCAATTAGAAGAAGCCACCAAAGTTAAAAAAGTAAACCTACAGCTGATAGATAGCATACAAAAGCCAGTAATTTTCAGTAAGTTTTTGCTAAGCATCATGATGGAAAATCTCATTGAGAATAGTATTAAATATTCTCACCAGGAGGTAAATATAAAGGCAAAATTATCTTTATCCAGTCAACATTTAACTATCATTGTTGAAGATGATGGCGAAGGAATTTCAGACCAAATAAAAGACCATATTTTTACGATGTATTATCGCGGAAACGTAAAATCAGAAGGTAATGGATTAGGATTATATCTCATTAAAAAGATAATCGAGTATAAAAAGGGAAGTATTGGTTTTGAAAATTTAAATCCGGGTACGCAATTTAAAATTACGATACCTTATCATTCTTAA
- a CDS encoding YitT family protein: MRVKKKVKYAYQKLDPKVFIKESLFIILGISSAAFGLKSFLLPNHFLDGGAMGISLMLNILGGIPLSIWVVLVNIPFVLLGSKQISRAFAIKTIIAITGLAVMLSFNFYPIITTDKLLISVFGGFFLGAGIGLTIRGGAVIDGTEVLALYLSRKVSLSVGDIILVFNIFIFGFAAFLINMETALYAILTYLAASKMVDFIIHGIEEYIGVTIISAESEEIRQAVIKIMGRAVTIYKGERGYVKNVPLEERGLDIVFTVVTRLEVTRLKNLVKSIDKQAFIVMHTVDDTYGGMVKPRPLH; encoded by the coding sequence ATGAGAGTAAAAAAGAAAGTTAAATACGCATACCAAAAATTAGACCCTAAGGTATTCATAAAAGAGAGTTTATTTATCATTTTAGGAATATCTTCAGCAGCATTTGGTTTAAAAAGTTTTTTACTTCCTAACCATTTCTTAGATGGAGGTGCTATGGGGATTTCCTTAATGCTGAATATCTTAGGAGGAATTCCACTTTCTATTTGGGTGGTATTGGTTAATATTCCTTTCGTATTATTAGGCTCTAAGCAAATATCTAGGGCTTTTGCTATTAAAACCATTATAGCTATAACCGGACTTGCCGTTATGCTAAGCTTTAACTTTTACCCCATTATAACCACAGATAAGTTATTGATTTCTGTTTTCGGAGGTTTCTTTTTAGGTGCTGGTATAGGCCTAACCATCAGAGGCGGAGCGGTGATAGATGGTACCGAGGTATTAGCGCTTTATTTAAGTAGAAAAGTTAGCTTAAGTGTTGGAGATATTATTCTGGTTTTTAACATCTTTATTTTTGGTTTTGCAGCATTTTTAATCAATATGGAAACTGCTTTATATGCTATTTTAACTTATTTGGCGGCATCAAAAATGGTCGATTTTATCATTCATGGTATTGAGGAATATATCGGTGTTACTATTATATCAGCCGAAAGTGAAGAAATAAGACAAGCTGTCATTAAAATTATGGGAAGGGCTGTAACCATTTATAAAGGTGAACGTGGTTATGTTAAAAATGTACCTCTAGAAGAAAGAGGCTTAGATATTGTATTTACAGTAGTTACCAGATTAGAGGTTACTCGCTTAAAGAACTTGGTTAAAAGTATAGATAAACAAGCCTTTATTGTGATGCATACAGTAGATGATACCTATGGAGGCATGGTTAAGCCAAGGCCTTTGCATTAA
- a CDS encoding NAD-dependent succinate-semialdehyde dehydrogenase, whose translation MNLKSINPYNGKQIATYKQHSQSQLTNKVQKTHKAWISYQQSTLAQRAVWMENLAQQLLLQQEHLAKIVTEEMGKPLQDGLAEVKKCAAVCQYYAKHAAAFLKDEIIDTDAKKSFISYQPLGIVLAIMPWNFPYWQVFRFLAPALMAGNAGLLKHASNVSACALAIEKLVYDAGFPEDIFQVLLCESKNLAVVIENPLVKAITLTGSTQAGIQVAKKAGELLKKTVLELGGSDAYIILEDADLEQAAEICVNSRLINNGQSCIAAKRFIVVKTIEKAFTKLFVAKIKAKTYGNPTEPGIDLGPMARTDLRDELHQQVIASIKKGAKCVLGGFIPEGKGAFYPPTVLTQVKKGMPAYEDELFGPVAAIISAKNEDDAIKIANDTVFGLGGAIFTKDLAKGELIAKEKLQAGSCFVNSLVKSDPRLPFGGINQSGYGRELSLIGMREFLNIKTVYIQD comes from the coding sequence ATGAATTTAAAAAGCATCAACCCTTACAACGGAAAACAGATTGCCACTTACAAGCAACATAGCCAAAGTCAGCTAACCAACAAAGTTCAAAAAACACACAAAGCTTGGATAAGCTACCAGCAAAGTACTTTAGCGCAAAGGGCCGTTTGGATGGAGAATTTAGCTCAACAACTTCTTCTTCAGCAAGAGCATTTAGCAAAAATTGTTACAGAAGAAATGGGAAAACCTTTACAGGACGGCCTTGCAGAAGTAAAGAAATGTGCTGCCGTTTGTCAGTATTATGCTAAACATGCTGCAGCTTTTCTTAAAGATGAAATTATTGATACTGATGCTAAAAAAAGCTTTATCAGTTACCAACCGCTAGGAATTGTTTTAGCCATTATGCCATGGAATTTCCCTTATTGGCAAGTTTTTAGATTCCTCGCCCCTGCATTAATGGCTGGCAATGCTGGGTTATTAAAACATGCATCAAACGTAAGTGCTTGTGCTTTAGCTATAGAAAAGTTGGTTTATGATGCTGGTTTTCCAGAAGATATATTTCAGGTTTTACTGTGTGAAAGCAAAAATTTAGCTGTAGTGATAGAAAATCCTTTAGTGAAAGCTATTACTTTAACGGGAAGCACCCAAGCAGGCATACAAGTGGCTAAAAAAGCGGGCGAATTACTTAAGAAAACAGTTTTAGAACTTGGTGGTAGCGACGCCTATATTATTCTTGAAGATGCAGACTTAGAGCAAGCTGCCGAAATATGTGTAAATTCTCGTTTAATTAATAACGGACAAAGCTGTATTGCCGCTAAACGTTTTATTGTGGTAAAAACTATAGAAAAAGCTTTTACTAAACTTTTTGTTGCTAAAATAAAAGCTAAAACTTACGGAAACCCAACGGAGCCGGGCATAGACTTAGGCCCAATGGCAAGAACAGACCTTAGGGATGAACTCCATCAGCAAGTAATTGCAAGTATCAAGAAAGGTGCTAAATGTGTTTTAGGAGGCTTTATTCCTGAAGGCAAAGGAGCCTTTTATCCGCCAACGGTATTAACCCAAGTAAAAAAAGGAATGCCTGCTTATGAAGATGAGTTATTTGGGCCTGTTGCCGCCATCATATCAGCTAAAAATGAAGACGATGCTATTAAGATTGCTAATGATACTGTTTTTGGATTGGGAGGAGCAATTTTCACTAAAGACTTAGCTAAGGGAGAATTAATAGCCAAAGAAAAACTGCAAGCAGGTTCTTGCTTTGTAAACAGTTTAGTAAAATCTGACCCTAGACTGCCTTTTGGCGGCATTAATCAATCTGGCTATGGTAGAGAGTTAAGCTTAATTGGGATGAGAGAGTTTTTGAATATTAAAACTGTCTATATTCAGGACTGA
- a CDS encoding TIGR04282 family arsenosugar biosynthesis glycosyltransferase produces MQESKEALLIFLKYPELGRAKTRLAASIGNEQALKVYIELLNHTNLITKNLNLIKFLYYDKVSEKKLNWKEGNYTHAYQTESDLGGRMAQAFEDTFAKGFEHVVIIGSDCYELSRDIIEEAFKALQNHDVVLGPAKDGGYYLIGLSKMNKQLFTEIEWSTEHVLNSTIQKCKAAHLSYHLLETLSDIDTVEDLNPYLKQIIK; encoded by the coding sequence ATGCAAGAAAGCAAAGAAGCACTCCTTATATTCCTCAAATATCCAGAATTAGGCCGAGCAAAAACCAGATTGGCAGCAAGCATTGGAAATGAACAAGCACTTAAAGTATATATTGAATTATTAAATCACACTAATCTGATTACTAAAAACTTAAATTTAATTAAGTTCTTATATTATGACAAGGTGTCAGAGAAAAAATTAAACTGGAAGGAAGGAAATTATACCCATGCCTATCAGACAGAAAGTGATTTAGGCGGAAGAATGGCTCAAGCCTTCGAAGATACTTTTGCTAAAGGATTTGAACATGTTGTTATTATAGGATCCGACTGTTATGAATTAAGTAGAGACATTATTGAAGAAGCCTTCAAAGCGCTTCAAAACCACGATGTTGTACTTGGACCAGCAAAAGATGGTGGCTATTATTTAATTGGCCTAAGCAAAATGAATAAACAACTTTTTACCGAAATTGAATGGAGTACCGAACATGTATTGAATAGTACGATACAGAAGTGTAAAGCAGCCCATTTATCTTATCACTTATTAGAAACCTTATCAGATATTGATACTGTTGAAGACCTTAACCCTTATCTAAAGCAAATTATTAAGTAA
- the queG gene encoding tRNA epoxyqueuosine(34) reductase QueG, which yields MKDKQQAYANMIKAEAERLGFMFCGIAKADFLAEEAPKLEQWLKEGRHGKMSYMENHFDKRLDPRLLVDGAKSVISVALNYYSPQQQTAAEAPKISKYAYGTDYHFVIKDKLKALQQFISENIGEVAGRAFVDSAPVLDKTWAKKAGIGWIGKNSNLLNKKTGSFFFLAELIIDLELAYDHPFQTDHCGTCTKCIDACPTEAIIKPYVVDGSKCISYLTIELKEQIPNEFKGKMDNWMFGCDVCQDVCPWNRFSTPHPEEQFNPHPDLLHLNKKDWEEITDDVFSKLFKKSAVKRTKLAGLQRNISFLKPY from the coding sequence ATGAAGGACAAACAGCAAGCATATGCTAACATGATAAAGGCAGAAGCAGAGCGCTTAGGCTTTATGTTTTGTGGCATAGCTAAAGCTGATTTCCTCGCAGAAGAAGCACCTAAACTAGAGCAATGGTTAAAAGAAGGAAGACATGGAAAGATGTCTTATATGGAGAACCATTTTGATAAGAGATTAGACCCAAGGTTATTGGTTGATGGTGCAAAATCTGTCATTTCTGTTGCTTTAAACTATTATAGTCCTCAACAACAAACAGCTGCTGAAGCGCCTAAAATATCTAAATATGCTTATGGTACCGATTATCACTTTGTGATAAAAGATAAGTTAAAAGCTTTACAGCAATTTATTTCGGAAAATATAGGTGAGGTAGCCGGTAGAGCTTTTGTTGATTCTGCACCTGTTTTAGACAAAACCTGGGCAAAAAAAGCGGGCATAGGTTGGATTGGCAAAAACAGCAACCTTTTGAATAAGAAAACAGGATCTTTTTTCTTTCTCGCGGAGCTAATTATTGATTTGGAACTAGCTTATGATCACCCATTCCAAACCGACCATTGTGGCACTTGCACCAAATGTATTGATGCATGCCCCACAGAAGCTATTATTAAACCTTACGTGGTTGATGGTAGTAAATGTATTTCTTACTTAACCATAGAGCTAAAAGAGCAAATACCAAATGAATTTAAGGGTAAAATGGATAATTGGATGTTTGGTTGTGATGTTTGCCAAGATGTTTGCCCTTGGAATAGGTTTTCTACACCTCATCCAGAAGAACAGTTTAACCCTCATCCAGATTTGCTACATCTAAACAAAAAAGATTGGGAAGAAATTACCGATGATGTTTTTTCAAAACTCTTTAAAAAATCAGCTGTAAAGCGAACAAAATTAGCTGGCTTACAACGTAACATCAGTTTTTTGAAACCCTATTAA
- a CDS encoding PQQ-dependent sugar dehydrogenase: MKYSLLSFAIFFFFISCKKKGQQEETPLADAEFATTEMAVGLSHPWEIVYGPDNHIWFTERSGKISRLEIATKQVKPLFAVPDVDARGEGGLLGMALHPNFAAEPYVYVVYNYNRLGVYTEKVVRYTYNNQTLSSPLVLLDNIPAANIHNGSRLLISSDLKLFITTGDANNTALAQNKNSLAGKVLRINLNGSIPTDNPTPNSAIWSFGHRNAQGLVMVNGKLYASEHGPSTDDEINLIEKDRNYGWPNVVGACDNSTENAFCTANNVAAPLQSWTPTIATAGLTYYNHSSIPQWKNSLLLVTLKASKLVQLKLNDAGTAIIASQDYFGTQYGRKRAICVAPDGKVYFSTSNGTNDKIIEISRSN, encoded by the coding sequence ATGAAATATAGTTTATTAAGTTTTGCAATATTCTTTTTCTTTATAAGCTGTAAAAAGAAAGGACAACAAGAGGAAACACCTTTAGCTGATGCAGAATTTGCCACAACAGAAATGGCAGTAGGACTTTCTCATCCTTGGGAAATTGTTTATGGTCCTGATAATCATATTTGGTTTACAGAGCGAAGTGGTAAAATTAGCAGACTAGAAATAGCAACTAAACAAGTAAAACCTTTATTTGCCGTTCCGGATGTTGATGCGAGAGGAGAAGGCGGACTATTAGGAATGGCCTTACACCCTAATTTTGCTGCCGAGCCCTATGTTTATGTGGTTTACAATTATAACAGACTAGGTGTTTACACAGAAAAAGTAGTGAGATATACCTACAATAATCAAACCCTAAGTAGTCCTTTAGTTCTGTTAGATAATATCCCGGCCGCTAATATTCATAATGGAAGTAGATTGCTTATTTCGTCTGATTTAAAGCTTTTTATCACAACCGGAGACGCTAATAATACCGCATTGGCACAAAATAAAAATTCTTTAGCTGGTAAGGTTTTAAGAATTAACCTAAATGGTAGCATACCTACTGATAATCCTACGCCTAATAGTGCTATTTGGTCTTTCGGACATCGTAATGCGCAAGGCTTGGTGATGGTGAATGGTAAATTATATGCATCAGAACATGGTCCTAGTACCGATGATGAGATAAATTTGATAGAGAAAGATCGTAATTATGGTTGGCCAAATGTAGTAGGTGCTTGTGATAATAGTACTGAAAATGCCTTCTGTACAGCTAATAATGTTGCTGCGCCTTTACAAAGTTGGACACCAACCATAGCTACCGCCGGATTAACTTATTACAACCATAGCAGCATACCACAATGGAAAAACTCTTTGCTATTGGTTACTTTAAAAGCGAGTAAATTGGTGCAGTTAAAGCTAAATGATGCAGGTACAGCTATAATAGCTAGTCAAGATTATTTTGGAACGCAATACGGAAGAAAGAGAGCTATTTGTGTGGCACCAGATGGTAAGGTTTACTTTTCTACCAGTAATGGTACAAATGATAAAATCATAGAAATCAGTAGGTCTAACTAA
- a CDS encoding endonuclease MutS2, producing MIYPVNSLDKLGFDEIKANIRSFCMSDMGRGMVDKIQFMANYDQIIKFLKQTQEFKNIIKNDQPLPIQSFFDIKRLSDKAKIEGTFLSEEEFFQIYNSLLTVFAVIKYFEERNGLYPNLEALFEHLPIEKSIIKNIEAIIDVKGKIKNNASKELAYLTDAIAKAEQDSRKKVDQIYKNAQQNNWVADGSLTVRDGRICIPILAENKRKLKGFVHDESASGQTVYIEPEEVFNLNNLIRDMEFERRREIIKILTDLTDKTRPYVPILYSYHNFLTKLDFVRAKALFAIEIDAEMPVVLKDTRLKLVNARHPLLVIGAKLNGKAVVPLNMHLDEKTRILLVSGPNAGGKSVAMKTVGLLQIMVQAGLLVPVAEESEFGIFKQLFADIGDDQSIESDLSTYSAHLSKMKYFTEFSNAKTLVLIDEFGTGTDPQFGGPIAEAVLEIINKKNAYGVITTHYSNLKIFANHTTGIENASMIFDNIHLQPLYMLEMGKPGSSYAFEIAQKIGLSKQLLDLAKSKISVQQRKVDTLLIDLERDKKEVLEKKIEIDKLQRKAKSLLDENEKLKAFYDENKKNLIKEAKLEAQQIIKNANKLVENTIAQIKEHKADKEKTQELRSQLHTELKKNEIKAEKAKPATAETTEIKEGDWIKLTDSGNVAQVLEVNKDNLIIAFGELRSVVKKNRAVKVANSEVPKDIRKLSRVTHTQSAADFVSEIDVRGKRGDDALYEIEKYLDKAIMFNMNSFKVIHGKGDGILRKLIRNYLKKYSEVSRMEDEHADRGGDGITYVYLK from the coding sequence ATGATTTATCCAGTAAATAGTTTAGACAAATTAGGTTTTGATGAGATAAAAGCAAACATCAGATCTTTTTGTATGAGTGATATGGGACGTGGAATGGTGGATAAAATCCAGTTCATGGCTAATTACGACCAGATTATTAAGTTCTTGAAGCAAACGCAGGAATTTAAAAATATCATTAAAAACGACCAGCCTTTACCTATCCAAAGTTTTTTTGATATCAAAAGACTTTCTGATAAAGCTAAAATAGAAGGGACTTTTTTAAGTGAGGAAGAGTTTTTTCAGATTTATAATTCTTTGTTAACCGTTTTTGCAGTTATCAAATATTTTGAAGAGCGTAATGGCTTGTATCCCAACTTAGAAGCACTTTTTGAGCATTTACCTATAGAAAAAAGCATCATTAAAAATATTGAAGCTATTATAGATGTAAAGGGTAAAATCAAGAATAACGCATCTAAAGAATTAGCTTATTTAACCGATGCTATAGCTAAAGCAGAACAAGATTCTCGTAAAAAAGTAGACCAAATTTATAAAAATGCCCAACAAAACAACTGGGTTGCAGATGGTAGCTTAACTGTTAGAGATGGCAGAATTTGTATCCCTATTTTAGCAGAAAATAAAAGGAAATTAAAAGGTTTTGTTCATGATGAATCTGCATCTGGGCAAACCGTTTACATAGAACCCGAAGAAGTTTTTAACCTCAATAACCTGATAAGGGATATGGAGTTTGAACGTAGAAGGGAAATCATCAAAATTTTAACCGACTTAACAGATAAAACTCGTCCTTACGTACCTATTTTATATTCTTATCATAATTTCTTAACTAAGCTAGATTTTGTAAGAGCAAAAGCGCTTTTCGCTATAGAAATAGATGCAGAAATGCCTGTTGTTTTAAAAGATACGAGGCTAAAATTGGTAAATGCTCGTCACCCTTTGTTGGTTATAGGGGCAAAGTTAAACGGGAAAGCAGTTGTGCCACTAAATATGCATTTAGATGAAAAAACCAGGATTCTACTGGTTTCTGGTCCTAATGCTGGCGGTAAATCTGTAGCCATGAAAACTGTTGGTTTACTGCAAATTATGGTTCAAGCAGGTTTATTAGTTCCGGTGGCTGAAGAATCAGAATTCGGTATATTTAAACAGCTTTTTGCTGATATCGGAGACGATCAATCTATAGAGAGTGATTTAAGTACTTATAGCGCCCATCTATCAAAAATGAAATACTTTACGGAGTTTTCTAATGCTAAAACTTTGGTTTTGATAGATGAATTTGGTACCGGTACTGATCCTCAATTTGGTGGGCCCATTGCTGAGGCTGTTTTAGAAATCATCAATAAGAAAAACGCTTACGGAGTAATTACCACACACTACTCTAATCTTAAAATATTTGCTAACCATACCACTGGGATTGAAAATGCATCCATGATTTTTGATAATATCCATCTGCAACCGCTTTACATGTTAGAGATGGGTAAACCCGGTAGTTCTTATGCCTTTGAAATTGCGCAAAAGATAGGTTTATCTAAGCAGTTGCTAGATTTAGCGAAAAGCAAAATAAGTGTTCAGCAAAGAAAAGTAGATACTTTATTGATTGATTTAGAACGCGATAAAAAAGAAGTTTTAGAAAAAAAGATTGAGATAGATAAGCTTCAAAGAAAGGCAAAATCATTACTAGATGAGAATGAGAAGCTAAAAGCTTTTTATGATGAGAATAAGAAAAACCTCATAAAAGAAGCTAAACTTGAAGCGCAACAAATTATTAAAAATGCTAATAAGCTGGTAGAAAATACCATTGCCCAAATTAAAGAGCATAAAGCCGATAAGGAGAAGACTCAGGAATTAAGAAGTCAGCTTCATACCGAGCTTAAAAAGAACGAAATAAAGGCAGAAAAAGCAAAGCCAGCAACCGCAGAAACTACAGAGATTAAAGAAGGCGATTGGATTAAGCTAACAGATTCTGGTAATGTAGCTCAAGTTTTAGAAGTAAATAAGGACAATTTGATTATCGCTTTTGGCGAGTTAAGGTCTGTGGTGAAAAAGAACAGAGCTGTTAAAGTTGCTAATAGCGAAGTTCCTAAAGATATACGCAAACTTAGCAGAGTAACCCATACACAGTCTGCCGCAGATTTTGTAAGTGAAATAGATGTAAGAGGTAAAAGAGGTGATGATGCGCTCTACGAAATAGAAAAATATCTGGATAAAGCCATTATGTTTAACATGAATTCTTTTAAAGTAATACATGGTAAAGGCGATGGTATTTTAAGGAAACTGATAAGAAACTACCTAAAAAAATATAGTGAAGTAAGCAGAATGGAAGACGAACATGCCGATAGGGGCGGGGATGGGATTACTTATGTATATCTAAAATAG
- a CDS encoding DUF4296 domain-containing protein, translating into MKKLLALFCALIFFTACNNDDKPDNLIEKDEMANLLIDMHLSDAALDVKFSQDSLLIFAKDRYNYVFKKHEIDSAKFSISLKYYGKNTDQIKEIYKVVEDSLLRMQDKINKEQLRTLRLPLKFVDSLNHTIISSSLIYKLKKDSVAKIEDLNKGIIRKEIKEIERQTQDSLRVRRTPIN; encoded by the coding sequence ATGAAAAAATTGCTGGCTTTGTTTTGTGCACTTATTTTTTTTACAGCATGTAACAATGATGATAAGCCTGATAACTTGATAGAGAAAGATGAAATGGCTAATTTGTTGATAGATATGCATTTAAGCGATGCAGCTTTGGATGTAAAATTTAGTCAGGATTCTTTGTTAATCTTTGCTAAAGACCGTTACAACTATGTTTTTAAGAAGCATGAAATAGATTCTGCAAAGTTTAGCATCAGCTTAAAATATTACGGTAAAAATACCGACCAGATTAAAGAAATATATAAAGTAGTTGAAGATAGTTTGTTAAGAATGCAAGATAAAATCAATAAAGAGCAATTGAGAACTTTAAGATTGCCACTAAAATTTGTTGATAGCTTAAACCATACAATCATCAGTAGTAGCTTAATTTATAAGCTTAAAAAAGATTCTGTTGCCAAAATTGAGGATTTAAATAAGGGAATCATCCGTAAAGAGATTAAAGAAATAGAACGTCAAACACAAGATAGCCTTAGGGTTAGAAGAACGCCTATTAACTAG